CGATTGCACACAGGCTATTGAGCGGGAACAAGGCCGAGAACGCAAGGAACATCGCTGGGGCCCGCGCACGTTGGATCTGGACATTCTGCTGTTCGGTGATGCCACGATCCAGACGGAGCGCCTGACCGTGCCGCATTACGATATGAAGAATCGTGAGTTCATGCTCTACCCGCTCGCGGAAATCGCGCCTGAACTGGCGTTCCCCGACGGCGAAACACTCGTGCAGCGGCTAGCCCATGTCGATCGCAATGGTCTGACATTGTGGGACGACAGCCATCCCATCTGAACCACAATAAAGCCAACATACAAGCAGATTGGAGCATGGCGGGTATATCGCTACACGTCAGCTTACATTAGAATGTTTCCCTCAATTCTTCGCCCTATTGACATAGGAAGACCGTCATGAAACCGACGACTATCTCCCACTTGCGCCAATGGAAACAAGAGCAGCGAAAATTCGCTACGATAACGGCTTACGACGCCAGCTTCTCTCGTTTGTTTTTTGAACAAGGCATTCGCGTGATGTTGGTGGGTGACTCTCTGGGAATGACCGTGCAAGGTCATGATTCCACCTTGCCTGTGACCACACACGACATCGTCTACCACACGCAGTGTGTCCGCCGTGGCGCACCGCTGGCGCTGGTTCTCTCCGATATGCCGTTTATGACCTATGCCACCCCAGAACAAACATTCAGCCAGGCAGCAGAACTGATGCGCGCTGGTGCGAATATGGTGAAACTGGAAGGTGGAAGCTGGCTTGCCCCGACGGTAAAAATGCTGACCGAACGCGCCGTACCGGTTTGCGGTCATCTGGGCCTGACGCCGCAGTCCGTTAATATCTTCGGTGGCTATAAAATTCAGGGTCGCAGCGAAAGCGATGCCAATCAGCTGTTGGCTGATGCCCTCGCGCTTGAAGAAGCAGGCGCACAGTT
The window above is part of the Pectobacterium araliae genome. Proteins encoded here:
- the folK gene encoding 2-amino-4-hydroxy-6-hydroxymethyldihydropteridine diphosphokinase; the encoded protein is MARVYLALGSNLAQPLQQVRAALAALDAIPQTRIVCCSSFYRSRPLGPQDQPDYLNAVVELETALAAESLLDCTQAIEREQGRERKEHRWGPRTLDLDILLFGDATIQTERLTVPHYDMKNREFMLYPLAEIAPELAFPDGETLVQRLAHVDRNGLTLWDDSHPI
- the panB gene encoding 3-methyl-2-oxobutanoate hydroxymethyltransferase → MKPTTISHLRQWKQEQRKFATITAYDASFSRLFFEQGIRVMLVGDSLGMTVQGHDSTLPVTTHDIVYHTQCVRRGAPLALVLSDMPFMTYATPEQTFSQAAELMRAGANMVKLEGGSWLAPTVKMLTERAVPVCGHLGLTPQSVNIFGGYKIQGRSESDANQLLADALALEEAGAQLLVLECVPVALAKRVTDALSIPVIGIGAGNVTDGQILVMHDAFGITGDNTPKFAKNFLAQSGDIRAAVRLYAEEVEQGFYPAEAHSFH